The following are from one region of the Natrinema sp. HArc-T2 genome:
- a CDS encoding DUF1918 domain-containing protein translates to MSFEEDDRVVLNDEHSEFDGETGTVIQTMESMFGDVTYTVSFEDGEEAGVPEDDLEAADDADEDEDDE, encoded by the coding sequence ATGAGCTTCGAGGAAGACGACCGCGTGGTTCTCAACGACGAGCACAGCGAGTTCGACGGCGAAACCGGCACCGTGATCCAGACGATGGAGTCGATGTTCGGCGACGTCACCTACACCGTCAGCTTCGAGGACGGCGAGGAAGCCGGCGTCCCTGAGGACGACCTCGAGGCAGCCGACGACGCCGACGAAGACGAAGACGACGAGTAA
- a CDS encoding Hsp20/alpha crystallin family protein encodes MADRPRPFDGIEELLNRLNRQLETAAQSWESQLDNRSRLDLSTSGSEMQLDLADEGDAFVVTVDVPGYESDNLELRLTGETLAISGTRERTEEVGGEDETYLRRERETQSFSRQVRLPESVDEDAIEASVNNGILTVRLPKREPSEEAHSIDIE; translated from the coding sequence ATGGCAGATCGTCCCCGTCCGTTCGATGGCATCGAGGAACTACTCAACCGGTTGAATCGCCAACTCGAGACCGCTGCCCAGTCGTGGGAGAGCCAACTAGACAACCGGAGTCGACTCGACCTCTCGACGAGCGGTTCGGAGATGCAGCTTGACCTCGCAGACGAGGGCGACGCGTTCGTCGTCACCGTCGATGTCCCCGGCTACGAGAGCGACAATCTCGAGTTACGACTCACCGGGGAGACGCTGGCGATCTCGGGCACTCGAGAGCGAACCGAGGAGGTCGGCGGCGAGGACGAGACATACCTCCGTCGCGAGCGGGAGACGCAATCGTTCAGCCGCCAGGTTCGTCTGCCCGAATCGGTCGACGAAGACGCGATTGAGGCCAGCGTCAACAACGGCATCCTGACGGTTCGGCTCCCGAAGCGCGAGCCGAGCGAGGAGGCACACTCGATCGACATCGAGTAG
- a CDS encoding TetR/AcrR family transcriptional regulator, whose product MSDETIDDLMEATYCALCKHGYAELTMQDIAAESTKSKGTLHYHFDSKQDLLESFLEYLLDNFEERTATVPGETPVERLHEFVDELLTPSADDSAEEFRTAVLEIKAQSPYNEAYRERLREFDRVLRDRIATLVADGLEAGEFSDDVDPDEIADFLVTVFNGAEMRAAAVDRSPEQTKRHVRKYIDDVLRPEEAVKRDGATTSVEDEGDGK is encoded by the coding sequence ATGTCCGACGAAACGATCGACGACCTCATGGAGGCGACATATTGTGCCCTCTGTAAACACGGGTACGCGGAGCTGACGATGCAAGACATCGCCGCGGAATCGACAAAGAGCAAAGGCACCCTCCACTACCACTTCGACAGTAAACAGGACCTCCTCGAGTCGTTTCTCGAGTATCTGCTCGACAACTTCGAGGAGCGGACCGCAACGGTGCCCGGAGAGACGCCGGTCGAACGGCTCCACGAGTTCGTCGACGAACTGTTGACGCCATCTGCCGACGACTCCGCCGAGGAGTTTCGGACGGCGGTCCTCGAGATCAAAGCCCAGTCGCCGTACAACGAGGCCTACCGGGAGCGACTGCGCGAGTTCGACCGCGTACTCCGGGATCGCATCGCGACGCTCGTCGCCGACGGGCTCGAGGCGGGTGAGTTCAGTGATGACGTCGATCCGGACGAGATTGCTGATTTCCTCGTTACGGTCTTCAACGGTGCTGAAATGCGGGCAGCAGCGGTCGATCGGTCGCCCGAACAGACGAAACGCCACGTCCGCAAGTACATCGACGACGTTCTGCGACCGGAGGAGGCAGTGAAGCGTGACGGAGCGACGACGAGTGTCGAAGACGAGGGGGACGGCAAATGA
- a CDS encoding MATE family efflux transporter, with the protein MSLLDRLSGLFKGRDEFDLTSGDIAGPLFYLSLPIIVTNLLQTAYNLIDTFWLGQYSTEALAAISFAFPMVFLLISVGMGLSVAGSVLVAQHIGADEERKAEYAASQTVALSLLGAMILGLVGFGFVNELLGLLGASADVLPLATDYMQVISLGMPFMFGFFVFIALMRGYGDTITPMLVMFGSVLLNVVLDPFLIFGWGPFPRLGIEGAAIATVFSRALALVVGLAIMFQGARGVRIRLRQMRPDLTFAKKLVSIGFPASIEGMGRALSINLLLVIVGLFPTYVVAAYGIGTRVFSVIFLPAIAVARGVETMTGQNVGADKPERAEAAANFAARTMFVVLGALGVVAWLAAEPITTAFTDDQQVIDVGVTFLRYVAPSFGFIGVMRAYNGSFRGTGKTLTAAAIVLVTYALVRLPIAYGLSQAIDYRGIWIAFAVSNVFGAALVYAWYRRGTWRDADVTDGPAGPALGDDLETGAELETSTDD; encoded by the coding sequence ATGAGCCTGCTCGATCGATTGTCGGGGCTGTTCAAGGGCCGCGACGAGTTCGATCTGACCTCCGGCGACATCGCAGGACCGCTGTTCTATCTGTCCCTGCCGATCATCGTGACGAACCTGTTGCAGACCGCCTACAACCTCATCGACACGTTCTGGCTCGGCCAGTACAGCACCGAGGCGCTGGCGGCGATCAGCTTCGCGTTCCCGATGGTCTTTCTGCTGATTTCCGTCGGCATGGGATTGTCAGTCGCCGGGAGCGTCCTCGTCGCCCAGCATATCGGGGCTGACGAGGAGCGGAAAGCGGAGTACGCTGCCTCACAGACCGTGGCGCTGTCGTTGCTCGGTGCGATGATCCTCGGACTCGTCGGATTCGGCTTCGTCAACGAATTGCTCGGGCTGCTGGGCGCATCGGCTGACGTATTGCCGCTTGCGACCGACTATATGCAGGTCATCTCGCTCGGGATGCCGTTTATGTTCGGTTTCTTCGTCTTCATCGCGCTGATGCGGGGCTACGGCGACACGATCACGCCGATGCTGGTGATGTTCGGTTCGGTACTGCTGAACGTCGTCCTCGACCCCTTCCTGATCTTCGGCTGGGGGCCGTTCCCCCGACTCGGAATCGAGGGGGCAGCGATCGCGACGGTCTTCTCGCGGGCGCTCGCGCTCGTCGTCGGCCTCGCGATCATGTTTCAGGGTGCGAGAGGTGTTCGGATTCGGCTCCGACAGATGCGGCCCGATCTCACCTTTGCGAAGAAACTCGTCAGCATCGGGTTCCCGGCGTCGATCGAGGGGATGGGCCGTGCGCTCTCGATCAACCTCCTGTTGGTGATCGTCGGTCTGTTTCCCACCTACGTCGTCGCCGCCTACGGGATCGGGACGCGCGTGTTCTCGGTGATCTTCCTTCCGGCGATCGCAGTCGCCCGCGGCGTCGAGACGATGACCGGCCAGAACGTCGGGGCGGACAAACCGGAGCGTGCGGAAGCCGCCGCGAACTTCGCCGCTCGCACCATGTTCGTCGTCCTCGGCGCGCTCGGCGTCGTGGCATGGCTCGCCGCAGAACCGATCACGACCGCCTTTACCGACGACCAACAGGTCATCGACGTCGGCGTGACGTTCCTCCGGTATGTCGCTCCATCGTTCGGGTTCATCGGCGTCATGCGGGCCTACAACGGCAGCTTCCGCGGCACCGGCAAGACGCTCACCGCGGCGGCGATCGTCCTCGTGACCTACGCGCTGGTCCGACTCCCGATCGCCTACGGCCTCTCCCAGGCGATCGACTACCGCGGGATCTGGATCGCCTTCGCCGTCTCGAACGTCTTCGGTGCCGCCCTCGTCTACGCCTGGTACCGCAGAGGCACCTGGCGAGACGCCGACGTGACCGACGGGCCGGCAGGACCGGCGCTTGGCGACGACCTCGAGACCGGCGCCGAACTCGAGACCAGTACTGACGACTGA
- a CDS encoding RNA-binding protein, with product MPQIPLHYVDLRTFCYATEDEKRVEEALRTFLPDGDDEPFELERVESEGHYGDRILVLSARVENADDVRHVLSRLADLESFDDLIDELDERVTENTELFLRLDKQAAFQGEVRLGDGITFRGKVEAYPAKKEKAVENAEDVLERLRDEH from the coding sequence ATGCCACAGATACCGCTTCACTACGTCGATTTACGGACGTTCTGCTACGCCACCGAGGACGAAAAACGCGTCGAGGAAGCCCTGCGAACCTTCCTGCCTGACGGTGACGACGAGCCCTTCGAGCTCGAGCGCGTCGAAAGCGAGGGCCACTACGGCGACCGCATCCTCGTGCTCTCGGCCCGCGTCGAGAACGCCGACGACGTCCGTCACGTCCTCTCGCGGCTGGCCGACCTCGAGTCCTTCGACGACCTGATCGACGAACTCGACGAGCGGGTCACCGAGAACACCGAACTGTTCCTCCGTCTCGATAAGCAGGCCGCCTTCCAGGGCGAGGTCCGGCTCGGCGACGGGATCACTTTCCGCGGGAAAGTCGAGGCCTACCCCGCGAAGAAAGAGAAGGCGGTCGAGAACGCCGAAGACGTCCTCGAGCGATTGCGCGACGAGCACTGA
- a CDS encoding YcaO-like family protein: MQVSVVGDDPVREAVVTALDDVDVGVREARPGELADARFAVVSDVAGSATFDRANEAALEGGTPWIAVEIGGVGNHPLPGVDAAISGFAPATACFDCLRARVASNVEDRAANPQADRAAARLAGAVAGRECVRVLSGDEESIIGQVREVPHARRQILPVPGCTCADDERDRTLERDAETLALEAAVEHAEGAIDDRVGPISSIAEVESFPAPYYLSTVADTTAYSDASAPRQAAGVADDWNAALMKAVGEGLERYCAGVYLEADFVHASEDDLERAIAPTALVRPEDAPTYDSSDKHRWIPGENLETGEETHLPAAAVQFPQPGEALVPAITTGLGLGSSTVDALVSGLTEVIERDATMLAWYSTFEPLGLSVETEAFDTLERRARSEGLAVTPLLVTQDIDVPVVVVAVHREPDALDGDGSISPGDDAWPAFALGSAAGLDAEAAATSALEEAMQNWMELRSLGPDEADDAGGAIGEYAAFPERAQEFVDVDRAVPAASVGPDPVPTGADRFEELCSRVRDANLTPYAARLTTRDVEALGFEAVRVVVPGAQPLFTDAPFFGERARTVPDELGFEPRLERAFHPYP; encoded by the coding sequence ATGCAAGTCTCAGTCGTGGGTGACGACCCGGTCCGCGAAGCAGTCGTCACCGCACTCGATGACGTCGATGTCGGCGTCCGCGAGGCACGTCCCGGCGAGCTCGCCGACGCTCGCTTTGCAGTCGTCAGCGACGTCGCCGGCTCGGCGACGTTCGACCGGGCGAACGAAGCCGCACTCGAGGGCGGCACGCCCTGGATCGCCGTCGAGATCGGCGGGGTCGGCAACCACCCACTCCCGGGGGTGGACGCGGCCATCTCTGGCTTTGCACCCGCCACCGCCTGTTTCGACTGTCTGCGCGCACGCGTCGCATCGAACGTCGAGGATCGCGCCGCAAATCCACAGGCCGATCGCGCCGCAGCACGACTCGCCGGCGCGGTCGCTGGCCGGGAGTGTGTGCGCGTCCTCTCCGGCGACGAGGAGTCGATCATTGGGCAGGTACGCGAGGTCCCACACGCCCGCCGACAGATACTGCCCGTCCCAGGCTGTACGTGTGCCGACGACGAACGGGATCGCACGCTCGAGCGCGACGCCGAAACGCTCGCCCTCGAGGCAGCGGTCGAACATGCCGAGGGAGCGATCGACGATCGGGTCGGTCCCATCTCGAGCATCGCCGAAGTCGAGTCCTTCCCGGCACCCTACTACCTGTCGACGGTCGCGGACACGACCGCCTACAGCGATGCGAGCGCACCCCGGCAGGCCGCCGGCGTCGCCGACGACTGGAACGCCGCACTGATGAAAGCCGTCGGCGAGGGCCTCGAGCGCTACTGTGCCGGCGTCTATCTCGAGGCGGACTTCGTCCACGCGAGCGAAGACGACCTCGAGCGTGCGATCGCACCGACGGCACTCGTCCGACCCGAGGACGCGCCGACCTACGATTCAAGCGACAAACACCGCTGGATTCCGGGAGAGAACCTCGAGACGGGTGAGGAGACACACCTGCCCGCCGCGGCGGTCCAGTTCCCCCAGCCCGGCGAGGCGCTGGTCCCGGCGATCACGACCGGGCTGGGACTGGGCTCCTCGACTGTCGACGCGCTCGTCTCCGGGCTGACGGAAGTGATCGAGCGCGACGCGACGATGCTCGCGTGGTACTCGACGTTCGAGCCGCTTGGTCTGTCGGTCGAAACCGAGGCGTTCGACACGCTCGAGCGTCGCGCTCGGAGCGAGGGACTTGCAGTAACGCCGCTGCTCGTCACCCAGGATATCGACGTGCCAGTGGTCGTGGTGGCCGTCCATCGCGAGCCCGACGCGCTCGACGGTGACGGATCGATCTCGCCGGGTGACGACGCGTGGCCGGCGTTCGCCCTCGGCTCGGCGGCCGGCCTCGACGCCGAAGCAGCCGCGACGTCGGCGCTCGAGGAAGCCATGCAAAACTGGATGGAGCTACGTAGTCTCGGCCCCGACGAGGCAGACGATGCCGGCGGCGCGATCGGCGAGTACGCCGCGTTCCCCGAGCGCGCACAGGAGTTCGTCGATGTCGACCGGGCCGTGCCCGCGGCAAGTGTCGGGCCAGATCCGGTCCCGACCGGTGCCGATCGGTTCGAGGAGCTCTGCTCACGGGTGCGTGACGCTAACTTGACACCCTACGCCGCACGCCTGACGACTCGAGACGTCGAGGCACTCGGTTTCGAGGCCGTCCGAGTCGTCGTGCCGGGCGCGCAACCGCTGTTTACCGACGCGCCGTTTTTCGGCGAGCGCGCGCGGACGGTGCCCGACGAACTGGGCTTCGAACCGCGTCTCGAGCGGGCGTTTCACCCGTACCCCTGA
- a CDS encoding type 1 glutamine amidotransferase domain-containing protein produces MTDALFVVSEEGYWGEECVEPLETLSDAGVEITVATPSGSPPVIDERSIDPDEVGEETAEHVREVHETDERLNDPISVAQADAEGYDAVVFPGGHGTEWDINQDTHARELLRDIVEGDGKALVVCHAVGLLAFARDSHGAFIVNGRDVTGFPNEWEEGIIDEADRMPDGRKLPYWVEDEVKTAGGYWDAELDQETSVTVDGDLITGRGPGSSQAAAETLLEELGVELEA; encoded by the coding sequence ATGACGGATGCACTGTTCGTTGTCAGCGAGGAAGGCTACTGGGGCGAAGAATGCGTCGAGCCACTCGAGACGCTCTCGGATGCGGGCGTCGAGATTACGGTCGCGACGCCCTCTGGCAGTCCACCGGTGATCGACGAGCGCTCGATCGACCCCGACGAGGTCGGCGAAGAGACCGCCGAGCACGTCCGGGAGGTCCACGAGACCGACGAGCGACTGAACGATCCGATCTCGGTCGCACAGGCCGACGCCGAAGGGTACGACGCCGTCGTCTTCCCCGGCGGCCACGGCACCGAGTGGGACATCAACCAGGACACACACGCACGGGAACTCCTCCGGGACATCGTCGAGGGCGATGGCAAGGCGCTGGTCGTCTGCCACGCCGTCGGCCTGCTCGCGTTCGCCCGCGACAGCCACGGCGCGTTCATCGTCAACGGCCGCGACGTGACTGGCTTCCCCAACGAGTGGGAGGAGGGCATCATCGACGAAGCCGACCGCATGCCCGACGGTCGCAAACTGCCCTACTGGGTCGAAGACGAAGTGAAAACAGCCGGCGGGTACTGGGATGCCGAACTCGACCAGGAGACCAGCGTCACCGTCGACGGCGATCTCATCACCGGTCGCGGCCCCGGCTCCTCGCAGGCAGCCGCCGAAACCTTGCTCGAGGAACTTGGCGTCGAACTCGAGGCCTGA
- the guaB gene encoding IMP dehydrogenase has translation MANDVPEHEPYSSKLQVPEALTFDDVLLRPKESRVEPDDADLTSHVSKTVEVSVPILSAAMDTVTESGMAIAMARHGGLGVLHRNMNVDEMVEEIERVKSADELIIPLDDVVTADPEMSVREVDNLMARQGVGGAPVVNTNGEVLGIISSTDIRPHLEVNEDDPVTEAMTDEVITAPADVDARDAFDLMYEHKIERVPVVDDENLLVGLVTMQGILQRREYQEAVRDEEGRLRLGVAVSPFEQDRAEAADEAGADVLFIDTAHAHNLNVIEGAREIKESVDADVVVGNVGTREAAADLVDFADGIKVGIGPGSICTTRVVSGAGMPQITAVAQVADVAAEHDVPVIADGGIRYSGDAIKAIAAGADAVMLGSYFAGTDEAPGRVVTMNGKKYKQYRGMGSVGAMKSGDSDRYLKDEPDEDDEYVPEGVEAATPYKGTLKSELHQLAGGMQSGMGYVGAETIPEFKERSEFVRISSAGQAESHAHDVVITDEAPNYSPDGE, from the coding sequence ATGGCGAACGACGTTCCTGAGCACGAGCCCTATTCTTCGAAACTACAGGTACCGGAAGCGCTAACGTTCGACGATGTCCTTCTTCGGCCGAAGGAGAGCCGCGTCGAACCCGACGACGCCGATCTCACCTCGCACGTCTCGAAAACCGTCGAGGTCTCCGTTCCGATCCTCTCGGCGGCGATGGACACTGTCACCGAGAGCGGCATGGCGATCGCGATGGCCCGCCACGGCGGGCTCGGCGTCCTCCACCGCAACATGAACGTTGACGAGATGGTCGAGGAAATCGAGCGCGTCAAAAGCGCCGACGAACTCATCATCCCCCTCGACGACGTCGTCACTGCCGATCCCGAGATGAGCGTCCGCGAGGTCGACAACCTGATGGCCCGCCAGGGCGTCGGCGGCGCACCCGTCGTCAACACCAACGGTGAGGTCCTGGGGATCATCTCGAGTACGGACATCCGGCCCCACCTCGAGGTCAACGAGGACGACCCGGTGACGGAAGCGATGACCGACGAAGTCATCACCGCGCCCGCTGACGTCGACGCTCGCGACGCGTTCGACCTGATGTACGAGCACAAGATCGAGCGCGTGCCGGTCGTCGACGACGAGAACCTGCTGGTCGGCCTGGTCACGATGCAGGGCATTCTCCAGCGTCGTGAGTATCAGGAGGCAGTTCGCGACGAGGAGGGCCGACTCCGGCTTGGCGTCGCCGTCAGCCCCTTCGAGCAAGACCGCGCGGAGGCTGCCGACGAGGCCGGCGCGGACGTTCTCTTTATCGACACCGCACACGCGCACAACCTGAACGTCATCGAGGGCGCTCGCGAGATCAAGGAGTCCGTCGACGCGGACGTCGTCGTCGGCAACGTCGGCACCCGCGAAGCGGCTGCGGATCTCGTCGACTTCGCAGACGGGATCAAAGTCGGCATCGGGCCGGGTTCGATCTGTACCACGCGCGTCGTCTCGGGAGCCGGGATGCCCCAGATCACCGCCGTCGCACAGGTCGCCGACGTGGCTGCCGAACACGACGTTCCGGTTATCGCAGACGGCGGCATTCGGTACTCCGGCGACGCCATCAAGGCGATCGCCGCCGGGGCTGACGCGGTCATGCTTGGCTCCTATTTCGCCGGCACCGACGAGGCACCCGGTCGCGTCGTCACGATGAACGGCAAGAAGTACAAGCAGTACCGCGGCATGGGCTCGGTCGGCGCGATGAAATCCGGCGACAGCGACCGCTACCTGAAAGACGAACCCGACGAGGACGACGAGTACGTCCCCGAGGGCGTCGAGGCCGCGACGCCGTACAAGGGCACCCTCAAGTCGGAACTCCACCAGCTCGCCGGCGGCATGCAGTCGGGAATGGGCTACGTCGGTGCTGAAACCATCCCCGAATTCAAGGAGCGCTCGGAGTTCGTCCGGATCTCCTCGGCCGGACAGGCGGAGAGCCACGCCCACGACGTCGTCATCACCGACGAAGCACCGAACTACTCGCCCGACGGCGAGTAA
- a CDS encoding cation:proton antiporter, producing the protein MVETVSIDLLSLLLVLTVAWVFGALAERVGYPTMMGELFAGIAFGPALLGVLHPSELLSVLSELGVFLLMVYVGMEVDLRELFELGPASLLIAFGAFVIPFGLGYIAGVWLGVSAGAALFLGLAMAATSLATKSRILADLDLLETRIANVLLGGALASDVGVLIVFAGIDSYVTAGALDPTELGTIVLQAIGFFAVTLLLGYRFLPLAWKYIERERERYGFVDRTTAFTFALLVSLLFAQLATLAELHMIIGGFMAGMFLRQSDVEPGLYEHIHVVIYDLAMGFFAPVFFVTVGFQITFDVFSDSIGVLAGLVAIAFLGKIIGSWLFALPTSLTSREGLVVGFGMNGRGTVEIIIAEVAFGAGVIDQSLFSILVFIAVFTTALVPVTVTWGVRLLENADELVYVDSMAPSED; encoded by the coding sequence ATGGTCGAGACGGTCAGCATCGACCTGCTGAGCCTGCTGCTCGTTCTCACCGTCGCGTGGGTGTTCGGCGCGCTCGCCGAGCGTGTCGGCTATCCGACGATGATGGGCGAGCTGTTCGCCGGCATCGCGTTCGGTCCGGCACTGCTCGGCGTGTTACACCCCTCGGAATTGCTCTCGGTCCTGTCCGAGCTCGGCGTGTTCCTCCTGATGGTCTACGTTGGGATGGAGGTCGACCTCCGCGAACTGTTCGAACTCGGTCCTGCGTCGTTGTTGATCGCCTTCGGGGCCTTCGTCATCCCGTTCGGCCTGGGCTACATCGCCGGCGTCTGGCTCGGCGTCTCCGCCGGCGCGGCGCTGTTTCTCGGCCTCGCGATGGCCGCCACGTCGCTGGCCACGAAATCACGCATTCTCGCGGACCTCGACTTGCTCGAGACGCGGATCGCGAACGTGTTACTCGGCGGTGCGCTCGCCTCGGACGTGGGGGTGCTCATCGTGTTCGCCGGTATCGACAGCTACGTGACCGCGGGTGCGCTCGACCCGACCGAACTCGGCACGATCGTCCTGCAGGCGATCGGCTTCTTCGCGGTGACGCTCCTGCTGGGCTATCGTTTCCTGCCGCTCGCCTGGAAATACATCGAGCGCGAGCGCGAGCGCTATGGCTTCGTCGATCGGACGACCGCCTTTACGTTCGCATTGCTCGTCTCCCTGCTGTTCGCCCAGCTCGCGACGCTCGCGGAGTTGCACATGATCATCGGCGGGTTCATGGCTGGGATGTTCCTCCGCCAGTCCGATGTCGAGCCCGGGCTCTACGAACACATCCACGTAGTCATCTACGACCTCGCGATGGGGTTTTTCGCACCTGTCTTCTTCGTCACGGTCGGGTTCCAGATCACCTTCGACGTCTTTTCCGACAGTATCGGCGTGCTTGCTGGGCTCGTCGCGATCGCCTTCCTCGGCAAGATCATCGGTTCCTGGCTGTTCGCGCTGCCGACGTCGCTGACCTCACGCGAGGGACTGGTCGTCGGCTTCGGGATGAACGGCCGCGGCACCGTCGAGATCATCATCGCCGAGGTCGCCTTTGGGGCCGGCGTCATCGACCAGTCGCTGTTCTCGATCCTCGTTTTCATCGCCGTCTTTACGACCGCGCTCGTCCCCGTCACCGTCACCTGGGGCGTGCGGTTGCTCGAGAACGCGGACGAACTTGTCTACGTCGACTCGATGGCACCATCCGAGGACTGA
- the cmk gene encoding (d)CMP kinase, which yields MATADSSTDRIDTTLFITVSGPPGCGATTLCERLADAMGCPYVSGGDIFRELAEDRDMSLNQLTAKADESDEIDRALDQRLQQIAEKWGTANKPFILESRLAGWLAGERADLRIWLDAPKEVRLERIEDRTETEAEMRVREVSEAGRYQSYYDLDIADRSFYDLEINTARWSKQGVFSIVRTAMEEYDAELDEGAFSTPEIDI from the coding sequence ATGGCCACAGCAGACAGTTCGACCGACCGAATCGACACGACACTCTTCATCACCGTCTCCGGCCCACCGGGGTGTGGAGCGACCACGCTGTGTGAACGCCTCGCCGACGCGATGGGCTGTCCCTACGTCTCCGGCGGCGACATCTTCCGCGAACTCGCCGAGGATCGTGACATGAGCTTAAACCAACTCACAGCGAAAGCCGACGAATCCGACGAGATCGACCGCGCGTTAGACCAGCGCCTCCAGCAGATCGCCGAGAAATGGGGCACGGCTAACAAACCCTTCATCCTCGAGTCCCGGCTAGCGGGCTGGCTGGCCGGCGAGCGCGCTGATCTGCGGATCTGGCTCGACGCACCCAAGGAAGTCCGCCTCGAACGCATCGAGGATCGCACCGAGACCGAGGCGGAGATGCGCGTTCGCGAGGTCAGCGAAGCCGGCCGCTACCAGTCGTACTACGACCTCGACATCGCCGACCGGTCGTTTTACGATCTCGAGATCAACACCGCCCGCTGGAGCAAACAGGGTGTGTTCTCGATCGTCCGAACCGCGATGGAAGAGTACGACGCCGAACTGGACGAAGGCGCGTTTTCGACGCCCGAGATAGATATCTAG
- a CDS encoding DUF5794 domain-containing protein has product MSTSQHPVALRMERIVGGDARLLALVMMLPLVDGVFPALILAGALDDPLGAIQVGLLIFGGSATVAVILAEMDGTPREQAAVVMLVGVPLILLAAVQAALAPTFESLVDIVIFERFAALVIAAIAAKTASATIGDYLPNPVVVIGLGLVASVDPSGLTVQVMTDPVLVANATLAAAIGVAFALTIALTGPYLRTYMDIDRFRFGSAVALGLLPLSLLGMAFGQAPLAALLVAAVFAVDLPLGGSDSDSSPEAELNAAAKLSAVPDGGDGEGSSELEAPVAEADDESETYPGDETTDTAGRAPWL; this is encoded by the coding sequence ATGAGTACGTCACAGCACCCGGTCGCGCTCCGCATGGAGCGCATCGTCGGCGGTGACGCGAGACTGCTCGCGCTAGTGATGATGCTCCCGTTAGTCGACGGTGTCTTCCCCGCGTTGATCTTAGCCGGCGCACTCGACGATCCGCTGGGCGCGATTCAGGTCGGCCTGTTGATCTTCGGCGGGAGCGCGACCGTCGCCGTCATCCTCGCTGAGATGGACGGCACCCCCCGCGAGCAGGCGGCGGTCGTCATGCTCGTCGGCGTCCCGCTGATCCTGCTGGCAGCCGTCCAGGCCGCGCTCGCGCCGACTTTCGAGAGTCTCGTCGACATCGTCATCTTCGAACGGTTTGCAGCGCTGGTGATTGCCGCCATCGCGGCCAAAACCGCCAGCGCGACCATCGGTGACTACCTCCCCAACCCCGTCGTCGTCATCGGGTTGGGGCTGGTCGCCAGCGTCGATCCGTCCGGACTGACGGTGCAGGTGATGACCGACCCCGTCCTCGTCGCCAACGCGACGCTGGCCGCGGCCATCGGCGTCGCCTTCGCGCTGACGATCGCGCTCACCGGGCCCTACCTCCGGACCTACATGGACATCGACCGGTTCCGCTTCGGCAGCGCCGTCGCGCTGGGCCTGCTCCCGCTGTCCCTGCTCGGGATGGCCTTCGGACAGGCCCCGCTGGCCGCGTTGCTCGTCGCTGCTGTCTTCGCCGTCGACCTGCCGCTCGGCGGGAGCGACTCGGACTCGAGTCCGGAGGCGGAACTGAACGCCGCCGCCAAGCTCAGTGCGGTGCCCGACGGTGGGGACGGCGAGGGCTCGAGCGAGCTCGAGGCCCCGGTCGCGGAGGCCGACGACGAGTCGGAGACGTATCCGGGCGACGAGACGACGGACACCGCGGGTCGGGCCCCGTGGCTGTAG